Within the Comamonadaceae bacterium OTU4NAUVB1 genome, the region CTTCCACGCGCACGCCCGCCCGATGCTGGTGGAGCGCGAGGCCACGCACCGCGCCATCGCCCTGGCCGAGCTGGTGGACGTGCCGATCCTGATCGTCCACGTCTCCGGGCGCGAGGCGGTCGAGCAGATCCGCTGGGCCCGCGCGCACGGCCTCAACGTGTTCGCCGAGACCTGTCCGCAGTACCTGTTCCTGACGGCCGAGGACCTGGGCATCGACGACAGCTACAAGGGCGCGAAGTGCGTGTGCAGCCCGCCGCCGCGCGACAAGGCCAACCAGCAGGTGATCTGGGACGCCCTGACCGACGGCCTGTTCTCGGTCTTCTCCTCCGACCACGCGCCTTTCAAGTACGACGCGCCCGAGGGCAAGAAGCCCGACGGCGAGGAGGTCGCCTTCCGCCACATCCCCAACGGCATCCCGGGCCTGGAGACGCGCATGCCGCTGCTGTGGTCCGAGGGCGTGCTGACCGGGCGCATGACCGAGCACCGCTTCGTCGAGCTGACCGCCACCGGCCCGGCCAAGGCCTACGGGCTGCACCCGCGCAAGGGGACCATCGCCATCGGCGCCGATGCCGACTTGGTGATCTGGGACGAGCGCGAGGTGGCGCTGAGCAACGCGCTGCTGCACCACGAGGTCGACTACACGCCCTACGAGGGCATGACGCTCAAGGCCTGGCCGGGCCTCACCCTCGCCCGGGGCGAGGTGGTGTGGGACGGCACGGATTTCCACCCCCGGCGCGGGCGCGGCGAGCTGCTGGCCTGCGGCCTGCCCACGCTGATGCCGCGCCGCCGCTGAGGAAGGGACGGCCCCGATGCGACTGCTCGTCATCAACCCCAACATCTCCGACAGCGTCACGGCGCTGATCGAGGCCGAGGCCCGGCGCAGCGCCGAGCCCGGTACCGAGCTGACGATGAGGACCGCCGCCTTCGGCGTCGCCTACATCGAGACGCGCTTCGAGGCGCTGATCGGCGCCTACGCCACCGCGCAGCTGGCCGCCGAGCACCACGCGGGCCACGACGCGGTGATCGTCGCGGCCTTCGGCGACCCCGGCCTGGCCGCCCTGCGCGAGGCGTTGCCCGTGCCGGTGCTGGGCATGACCGAGTCGGCGCTGGCCACCGCCTGCCTGCTGGGCCACCGCTTCTCGATCGTCGCGATCTCGCAGCGCATCCAGGCCTGGTACCGCGAGATGGTGGAGAGCCACGGGCTGATCGGCCGGCTGGCGAGCATCCGCGCGCTCGACCGGCCCCTGGCCAGCATCGGCGGCGTGCAGGACGAGCACGCCGACGCGCTGCTGGCGCTGTGCGAGCGCGCGGTGCGCGAGGACGGCGCCGAGGTCATCGTGCTGGCCGGGGCGCCGCTCGCGGGACTCGCGCGCGCGCTGCGCGGGCGCCTGCCGGTGCCGGTGGTCGACGGCGTCTCCAGCGCCGTGCGGCACGCGGCCACGCTGGTGGCGCTGGCGCCGGGCCGGGCCACGGCCGGCAGCTTCGCGCCGCCGCCGGCCAAGCCCCACCAGGGCCTGCCCGAGGCCATCGCGCGGCTGCTCGACGCCCGCGCGCCGCGCTGACCGCGCCCCACGCCGCGGGCGGGAAACCGTCGCCCGGCATAGAGTGCGTCGGATGAACGCCGCCACCCCCGCCTCCCCGCCACGCCACCGCACCACCGACATTCCCGCCCGCCTCGACCGCCTGCCCTGGTCGCGCTGGCACTGGCGCGTGGTGATCGCGCTGGGCATCGCCTGGGTGCTCGACGGCCTGGAGGTGACGCTGGTCGGCTCGGTGGGCAGCGTGCTGGAGCGCCCGGACACGCTGGGGCTGTCGGCCGCGCAGATCGGCGGGGCGGGCTCGCTCTACATCGGCGGCGCGGTGCTCGGCGCGCTGGTCTTCGGGCGCATGGCCGACCGGCTGGGGCGCAAGAAGCTGTTCCTCATCACGCTGGCGGTCTATACGGCGGCGAGCTTCGCGACCGCGTTCTCGACCGACTTCCTGTTCTTCGCGGTCTGCCGCTTCATCACCGGCGTGGGCATCGGCGGCGAGTACGCGGCGATCAACTCGGCCATCGACGAGCTGATCCCGGCGCGCGTGCGCGGGCGCGTCAACCTCGCGATCAACGGCAGCTTCTGGCTCGGCGCGGCCATGGGCGCGGGCCTGAGCCTGGTGCTGCTGGACCCGCGCGTGCTCGGGCCGGTGTGGGGCTGGCGCGTGGGCTTCGGGCTGGGCGCGCTGCTGGCGCTGTCGATCCTGCTGATCCGGCGCGACGTGCCCGAGAGCCCGCGCTGGCTGATGGCGCACGGCCGCGAGGCCGAGGCCCTGGCCGTGATCGAGGCCATCGAGGCCCGCGTCGCGGCCGAGCACGGCCCGCTGCCGCCGGTGCCCCTCGCGCAGCATCACGCCTTCGTGGCCGGCGGCACGGCGCCGTCGCTGCGGCGGGTGGCGCAGGTGCTGTTCCACCGCTATCGCCAGCGCAGCATCGTCGCGCTGGCGCTGATGGTGTCGCAGGCCTTCTTCTACAACGCGATCTTCTTCACCTACGCGCTGGTGCTCACGCGCTTCCACGGCGTGCCGGCCGGGCGCGTGGCGCTCTACATCTTCCCGTTCGCGCTGGGCAACGTGCTCGGCCCGCTGCTGCTGGGCCCGCTGTTCGACCGCGTGGGGCGGCGCAGGATGATCGCGCTGACGTACACGCTGTCGGGCGTCGGCCTGGCGCTCACCGGGGCCGCCTTCATGGCCGGCTGGCTCGACGCGCTGACGCAGGCGCTGTGCTGGTCGGCGGTGTTCTTCCTCGCCTCGGCGGCGGCGAGCTCGGCCTACCTGACGGTCAGCGAGGTGTTCCCGCTGGAGATGCGCGCGCTGGCCATCTCGCTGTTCTACGCCGTGGGCACGGGCGCCGGCGGCTTCGCCGCGCCGTTCCTGTTCGGCCTGCTGATCGAGACCGGCAGCCGGGGCGCGGTGGCCGCGGGCTATGCCCTGGGCGCCGTGCTGGTCGTGGCCGCCGGCCTGATCGCGCTGCGCTGGGGCGTGGACGCGGAGCGGCGCTCGCTGGAGGACATCGCCCCGCCGATGGGCAGCGAGGACGGATCGCGCTACTCGACCTGAACGTTGCCTTCCCTGGCGATCCGGGCGAACCGGGCGGTCTCCGAGGCGATGCGCGCCTCGAACTCCTCCACCGAGCCCCCCAGGGGTTCGCAGCCGCCCAGGGCGATGCGCTTGACGAATTCCGGGCTCCGGATGACCGCCAGCATCTGGGCGTTGAGGCGCGCCACGATCGGCTTGGGGGTCGCCGCCGGGGCGAGCACGCCGTACCAGGTCTCGATGCCGAAGCCCTTTAGGCCCGCCTCCTCCAGGGTCGGCACGTCCGGCAGGAACGGCGTGCGCGCGCGCGTCGTCACGGCCAGGGCGCGCAGCTTGCCGGTGGCGATGTGCTGCGTCAGCGTCGTGATGCTGTCGAAGGACATGTTGACCTGGCCGCCGAGCAGGTCGGTGGTGAGCGGCGCGCTGCCCTTGTAGGGCACGTGCAGCAGGGTGGTGCCGGTCGAGCTCTGGAACAGCATGCCCATGAGGTGCTGGGCGGTGCCGTTGCCGTTCGAGCCGAAGGACAGCCGGCCGGGCGACGCCTTGGCCAGCGCGACGAGTTCCGCGACGTTCCTGGCGGGCGTGAACTCGGGATTCACGACCAGCGCGTTGGGCACCATCGCCACGGTCGTGATCGGCGCGAGGTCCTGCGTGAAATCGTAGGGCAGCTTCCGGTAGACGCTCGGCGCGATGGTGTGGTGCACCGCGCCCATCAGCAGCGTGTGGCCGTCGGGCCGGGACTTGGCCACGTGGTCCGCGCCCAGGGTGGTGCCAGCGCCGGGCCGGTTCTCCACGACGACCGGCTGACCGAGGCTGCGGCCGAGCTGGTCGCCCAGCGCGCGCGCCACGAGGTCGGTGGTGCCGCCGGCCGCGAAGGGCACCACGATGACGACCGGCCGGGTGGGCCAGTCCTGGGCGAAGGCGCCGCGGGCGGCGGCGGCGAGGCAGGCGCCGGTGAGCAGGGCCGCGCGGCGTGTCGGGCGAAGGTTCATGTCATGTCTCCTGGGGTGCGCGGGGGTAGCCGGGCATGGCGAAGCCGATGGCTTCCAGGTCGCCGCGAAGCCGGCGCCCGGCGTCCTCGCCGAGCGGGGTCAGCGGCGGGCGGACGGTCCGCCAGACCGGCTGGCCGGCGTGCAGGGCCACGGCATGCTTCATGGCGGGGATCATGCTGGCGCCCTGGAACGCCTGGCGGACCCGGTCGGCCGCGCGCTGCAGGTCGGGCCCCTCGGGGCCGCGCCAGCCCTCGATCAGGCGCTGGATGCCCCCCGGGTTCACGTTCACGGTGGCGCTGATGCAGCCGGCCGCGCCCAGCGGGAGCGCCGCCGACAGGAGCGATTCGCTGGCGGGAAAGACATCGAAGCCGCCGGCGGCGAAGTTCTCGAGCAACGCGCGGGTGTTGTCCCAGTCGCCCGAGGAGTCCTTGGCGCCCGCGATCACGCCTGGGTAGCGCGCGAGCAGGCGCTCGACGAGCGCGGGCGTGACGGGCACGCAGGTGAACTGGGGGATGTGATAGAGGTAGATGGGCGCGCAGCCGCTGCCCACGCGCTCGATGAGCTCGGCGTAATAGGCGAACACGCCGTCCTCGGAGACGCCCTTGAAGAAGAACGGCGGCAGCACCAGGAGGCCGCCCGCGCCCGCCCGGCTCGCGTGACGCGAGAGCGCCACCGCGTCGGACAGCGCGCAGGCGCCCGTCCCGGGCATGAGCCGGCCGGCCGGGACGCCGGCCTCCAGCAGCGCGTCGGTCAGCGCGATGCGCTCGCCGGTGGACAGGGACGCGGCCTCGGAGTTGGTGCCGAAGACCGCCAGGCCGACGCCATGCCCGGCGAGCCAGCGGCAATGGGCGACGAACCGCTCGGTGTCGGGCGCCAGGTCGGCCGTGAACGGGGTGAGGACCGGCGCCAGCGCGCCGCGGATTCTGTGCGTCATGACGCCGGAGTCTCGTGGACGCCCGGGGGCGGAACCCGCCGCGACCAGACAGTCAGACAACAAGATTCTTATGTTCCGCGCCACCGGCGCCCGTACATTCGCCGCATGGACACGCGCTACCTGCAGAGCTTCGTGGCCGTGGTCGAACTGGGGTCGATGGCCGAAGCCGCGCGACGCCTGGACCTGACCCCGGCGGCCATCGCCGCGCGCGTGAAGGCGCTGGAGGCCGACCTCGGCATCGCCCTGGTGCAGCGCTCGGGCCGGTCCGTGCGGCCGACGGAGGCCGGCCTCGGGATGCTCGAGCGCGCGCGCAACCTGCTGCGCGAGGTGCGCGACCTGCGCGCGGCCGCGGACGACGGCATGTCCCCGGGGGAACTGCGCCTGGGCGTCTTCGGATCGGCCATGACGGGCGTGCTGCCGCCGGTGCTCAGGCGCCTCTACGACCGGCATCCCGCGCTGTCCGTGCTGGTCCTCCAGGGCAGTTCGGTCGAGCTGTGCCGGCAGGTGGCCGCCGGCGCGCTGGACGCGGCCATCGTGGTGGAGCCGCAGTTCGCCATCGGCAAGGGCTGCGAGTGGAGCCTGCTGATCGAGGAGCCGCTGCTGGTGGTGGCGCCCCGACGCCTGCAGGGCGGATCGGCCCACGACCTCCTGGCCCGCCAGCCCTTCATCCGCTACGACCGCTCGGTCCTCGGCGGCCAGCTGGCCGACCGCTACCTGCGCGACCACGGCATCGCGGTGCGCCAGCGCCTGGAGATCGACAGCCTCATGGCCATCGCCGCGTTCGTGGACCAGGGACTGGGCGTCGCCCTGCTGCCCGACTGGGCGCCCATGTGGCACAGCGGTTTCGACATCGTCCGCCTCCCGCTGCCCGGGCGCGCGCCGGTGCGGCGCATGGGCGTCGTGTGGGCGAAGCAGGGACCGCGGGCGACCCTCGCCCGGGCGCTGCTCGACGAAGCCCGGGCGCTCTACGGGGGACCACAATAAATTTGTTGTCTGTCGCTGGTGGCGCCGCTTCGTCGCGGCCCGCGCGTTCGTCACACTGGCCAGGCCCCGTCCCCTCATCACGAAGAAAGCGCCAAGACCATGCAAGAAGCGGAAAAATCACCTTTCGAACCGGACGCGGACATGGTCGACGCCGGCATGCGCAAGGGCCTGACCAGCTATGGCGACCAGGGCTTCTCCCTGTTCCTGAGAAAGGCCTTCATCAAGGGCGCCGGCTACACCGACACCGCGCTGGACCGGCCGGTCGTGGGCATCGCCAACACGGGCAGCGCCTACAACCCCTGCCATGGCAACGCGCCGCAGCTCATCGAGGCGGTCAAGCGCGGGGTGATGCTCGCCGGCGGCCTGCCGATGGACTTTCCCACCATCTCCATCCACGAGAGCTTCGCCGCGCCCACGAGCATGTACCTGCGCAACCTCATGGCGATGGACACCGAGGAGATGGTGCGGGCCCAGCCGATGGACGCGGTCGTCCTCATCGGCGGGTGCGACAAGACCGTGCCGGCGCAGCTCATGGGCGCCGCCTCCGCCGGCATTCCGGCCATCCAGCTCATCACCGGCTCGATGCTGACGGGCAGCCACCGGGGCGAGCGGGTGGGCGCCTGCACGGACTGCCGCCGCTACTGGGGGCGCTTCCGTGCCGGCGAGATCGACGTGCAGGAATCGGTGGACGTCAACAACCAGCTCGTCGCCAGCGTGGGCACCTGCTCGGTGATGGGCACGGCCAGCACCATGGCGTGCATCGCCGAGGCCCTGGGCATGACGGTGCCGGGGGGCGCCTCGCCACCGGCCGTGACGGCCGAGCGCATCCGCGTCGCCGAGCAGACCGGCGCGCAGGCGGTGGCGATGGCGCGCACCGGCCTGACCATCGACAGGATCCTCACGCCCGATGCCTTCGAGAACGCGATGCGGGTGCTGCTGGCCATCGGCGGCTCGACCAACGGCATCGTCCACCTGGCCGCCATCGCCGGACGCATGGGCCTGGAGATCGACATGGCCGCGCTCGACCGCATGGGGCGCGAGACGCCGGTGCTGCTGGACCTGAAGCCGTCCGGCCAGCACTACATGGAGGACTTCCACGCCGCCGGCGGCATGGCCACGCTGCTGCGCGAACTCCGGCCGCTGATGAAGCTGGACGCCCTGACCGTGACGGGCCGCACCCTGGGCGAGGAACTCGACCGGGCCGGCCCGGGTTTCAGGCAGGACGTCGTGCGCCCGATGGCCGACCCCATCTACCCGCAAGGCGCCATCGCCGTGCTCCGGGGCAACCTCGCGCCCGGCGGCGCCATCATCAAGCAGTCGGCGGCCGACCCGCGCCTCATGGAGCACGAGGGCCGCGCGGTGGTCTTCGAGGGCATCGAGGACCTGGTCGAGCGCATCGACCGCGACGACCTCGACGTCACGGCCGACGACATCCTGGTGCTCAAGCGCATCGGCCCCAAGGGCGCGCCCGGGATGCCGGAGGCGGGTTACATCCCCATCCCGCGCAAACTGGCCCGCTCGGGTGTGAAGGACATCGTGCGCGTCTCCGACGGCCGCATGAGCGGCACCGCCTTCGGCACCATCGTGCTGCACGTGACGCCGGAGTCGGCCGTCGGCGGCCCGCTGGCCCACGTCCGCAACGGCGACCGGATCCGCCTGAGCGTCAAGGACCGCGAGATCCGCCTGCTCGTGTCCGACGACGAACTCGCCCGGCGCGCCCTGGAATCCCCGGTGACGCCGCCGAGCGCCGAGCGCGGCTACCGCAAGCTGTTCCTGCAGGCGGTGACGCAGGCCGACCAAGGCGTGGACTTCGATTTCCTGCGCGCCGCGAAGATGGTCGGCAAGACGCCGCGCTAGGCGACCAGCGCCCGCTCCCGGGCGCCGCGCCGCGCCGCGCCAGGGCCCCGCTCAGGCGTGCGCGGCCGCGCCGCGCCGCGTGCGCCGTTCCACCGACAGCGACCACGCGAACATCCCCAGGCCGGCGATGCCCAGCAGCGCGCCGACCCAGCCGGTCGAGGTCCAGCCCAGGCCGGCCGTGATGGCCACGCCGCCGAGCCACGCGCCCAGCGCGTTGGCCATGTTGAAGGCCGAATGGTTGAGCGCGGCGGCCAGGGTCTGCGCCTCGCCGGCCACGTCCATCAGCCGGATCTGCAGGGCCGGGCCGATGGCGACGATGGTGCCGATCAGGAAGGTGCCCAGCGCCGCCGTCGCCACGTGGTGCGCCATGAAGACGAAGGCCACGAGCACCAGCACCGACCACACCAGCAGCGTGCCGATGGTCCGCATCAGCGCCTGGTCCGCCAGCCGCGCCCCCACCAGGTTGCCCGTGACCATGCCCAGCCCGAACAGCGCCAGCACGAACGGCACGCCGCCCAGGGGCATGCCCGCGACCTCCGTGAGCGTGGGCTTGATGTAGCTGAAGACCGCGAACATGCCGCCGAAGCCGATGGCCGCGATGCCCAGCGTCAGCCAGACCTGCTTGCGGCGCAGCGCGTCGAGCTCGCGCATCGGGCTGGCGCCGGGCGTGGGCGCCATGTCGGGCAGGCCCCGGCGCAGCATGACCATGGCCAGCAGCGCGATCGCGCCGACGAAGACGAAGGCCGCGCGCCAGCCGAATTCCTGCCCCAGCCAGGCCGCGATGGGCACGCCCACCAGCGTCGCCCCGGTGAGTCCCAGCATCACCAGCCCGACGGCGCGGGCGCGCTTGCCCGGCGGAGCCAGCGAGGCCGCCACCAGCGCCGCCACGCCGAAGTACGTGCCGTGCGGCAGGCCGGTCAGGAAGCGCATGAGGTTCAGCGAGAGGTAGCCCGGCGCCAGCGCCGAGGCGAAGTTGCCCAGCGCGAAGACCGCCATCAGGGCGATGAGCAGCGTGCGCCGGCGCCAGCCCGCCGCCAGCACCGCCAGCAGCGGCGCGCCCAGCACCACGCCCACGGCATAGGCGCTGATCACGTGGCCGGCCTGCGGGATGCTCACGCCGATGTCCTGGGCCACCTCGGGCAGCAGGCCCATGATGACGAATTCCCCGGTGCCCAGCGCGAAGCCCCCCACGCCCAGCGCCAGCACGGCGCGCAGCAGCGTGCGGTCGGCCTCGGCGCTGCGCGCGGGCATGGTCGAGGGATCGGCGAGGTCGTCGGAAAGGATGGGCGTGGTCATGGCGGGAGGGCGCGGGCGCGGACGGGATGCGGATGATGCCGGGCCGCGTAACGGCATGGCGGTCTAGGGGTTAACCCTGTCGATCGACCTTAACACGCACCCCTCGAAAAGGCAGCCGGCGCGCGCCCGTTTCAGGCGGGACGCCTTCGTCCCGAGGTCGCCCTGGCGCCGCCGGACCCTCGGCCGCCGGCGCGCCCGCCGGCCGCGTCAGATCGCGACGAGCTGGCGCACGCCCTGCGCTTCCATGTCCTTGCCCTGGCCGCGCGCGATGACCTCGCCGCGCTCCATCACCAGGTACTCGTCGGCCAGTTCCTGGGCGAAGTCGTAGTACTGCTCGCACAGCACGATGGCCATGTCGCCCCGGTCGGCCAGCATGCGGATGACGCGGCCGATGTCCTTGATGATGGAGGGCTGGATGCCCTCGGTGGGCTCGTCCAGGATCAGCAGCTTGGGCCCGGGCGCCAGCGCGCGGGCGATGGCGAGCTGCTGCTGCTGGCCGCCGGAGAGGTCGCCGCCGCGCCGGTGCAGCATCTGCTTCAGCACCGGGAACAGCGTGTACAGCTCGGCCGGGATCGGCGTGCCGCCGCGCTTGTAGGCCAGACCCATGCGCAGGTTCTCCTCGACCGTCAGCCGGGCGAATATCTCGCGGCCCTGCGGCACGAAGCCCATGCCGGCGCGCGCGCGTTCGTAGGGCGTCCGCTTCTGGATGGGCTGACCGTCGAACTCGATGCTGCCGCTCTTGATGGGCACCAGGCCCATGAGCGACTTCAGCAGCGTCGTCTTGCCCACGCCGTTGCGCCCGAGCAGCACCGTGACCTTGCCGAGCGTGGCCGTGAAGCTGACGTCGCGCAGGATGTGCGAGCCGCCGTAGTACTGGTGGATGTTCTTCACCGTGAGCATGGCGTGTCCTTTCGGAAGGGATGTCCCGCGCTATCGACCAAGGTACACCTCGATCACGCGTTCGTCGGCCTGCACCTCGTCCAGCGTTCCCTGCGCCAGCACCGAACCGTCGCACAGCACGGTGACGATCTCGGAGATCGTGCGGATGAAGCTCATGTCGTGCTCCACCACCATCAGCGAATGCCGGCCCTTGAGCGTGAGGAACAGCTCGGCCGTGCGGGCGGTCTCCTCGTCGGTCATGCCCGCGACCGGCTCGTCGAGCAGCAGCAGCTTGGGGTCCTGCATCAGCAGCATGCCGATCTCCAGCCACTGCTTCTGGCCGTGGCTGAGCGTGCCGGCCAGGCGCGTGACGCTGTCGGCCAGGTGGATGGTGGCGATGATCTCGGCGAGCCGGTCGCTCTGCGCCGAGTCGAGCCGGAAGCGCATCGAGCGCGCCACGCCCTTGTCGGTCTTGAGCGCCAGTTCCAGGTTCTCGAACACCGTCAGCTGCTCGAACACCGTGGGCTTCTGGAACTTGCGCCCGATGCCCAACTGCGCGATCTCGGCCTCGCGGTAGCGCAGCAGGTCGATGGTGCTGCCGAAGAACACCGTGCCCGAATCGGGCCGGGTCTTGCCGGTGATGATGTCCATCATCGTGGTCTTGCCCGCGCCGTTGGGGCCGATGATGCAGCGCAGCTCGCCCGGGGCGATGTCCAGCGACAGCTTGTTGATGGCCTTGAAGCCGTCGAAGCTCACGCACACGTCCTCCAGGTAGAGGATGCGGCCGTGCGTGACGTCGACCTCGCCCGGCGTGGCGATGCGCCCCGAGCCGGCCTCGCGCCCGCCCGATTCGGTGTTGCCCGTCGGGGCGAGCGCGCCGCCGCGTGTCGACAGGCGCTGGGCGCCCGCTTCCATCAGATCGGGCGTCATGCGCGCGCTCCCTTCGTCTCGATGCCGGCGGCGGTGGCGACGCCCGCGGGCGGCAGCGCTTCCGGTTCCATGCCCTCGCCGGCGGCCAGCGCGCGCTGCGCCTCCTGCCGGGCGTCGCCCGACGCCGCCGCGCCCTGGGCCTGGGGAGCGCGCCACTTGCGCACCAGCCCGACGATGCCCTGGGGCAGGAACAGCGTCACGGCGATGAACAGCGCGCCGAGGAAGTAGAGCCAGTACTCCGGGTACGCCACCGTCAGCCAGCTCTTGGCGCCGTTGACGATGAAGGCGCCCACGATCGGGCCGATCAGCGTGGCGCGCCCTCCCACCGCCGCCCAGATCGCGATCTCGATCGAGTTGGCCGCGCTCATCTCGCCCGGATTGATGATGCCCACCTGCGGCACGTAGAGCGCGCCGGCCACGCCGCACATCACGGCCGAGATCACCCAGATCGTCAGCTTGTAGGGCAACGGGTTGTAGCCCGAGAACATGACCCGCGTCTCGGCGTCGCGGATGGCCTGCAGCACGCGGCCGAACTTGCTCGCCACCAGCCACTTCGCGAACAGGAAGGAGGCGAGCAGCGTGAGTCCGGTGATGGCGAACAGCGTCATGCGCGTGGCCTGCGTGGCGATGGGGATGTCCAGGATGCGCTTGAAGTCGGTGAAGCCGTTGTTGCCGCCGAAGCCGGTCTCGTTGCGGAAGAACAGCAGCATCGCCGCGAAGGTCAGGGCCTGCGTGATGATCGAGAAGTACACGCCCTTGATGCGCGAGCGGAAGGCGAAGAAGCCGAACACCAGCGCGATCAGGCCCGGCACCGCGACGATCAGCACCAGCGTCATCGCGAAGCTGCCGCTGAAGGTCCAATGCCAGGGGAGCTCCTTCCAGTCGAGGAACACCATGAAGTCGGGCAGGTCGCTCTTGTAGTTGCCGTCGCGCCCGATCTGGCGCATCAGGTACATGCCCATCATGTAGCCGCCCAGCGCGAAGAACAGCCCGTGGCCGAGCGACAGGATGCCCGTGTAGCCCCAGATCAGGTCCATCGCCAGCGCGCAGATGGCGTAGCACATGATCTTGGCCGTCAGGGCCACGGCGTAGTCGCTCAGGTGGAAGGGGCTGTCCGGGCTCACCCACATGTTGAGCATCGGCGCCACCGCGCACACCGCGATCAGCGCCACGAAGAACGCGGTCCAGCCCTTGCCGCGCAGCAGCGGCCCCCTGGTCGGCAGAGTCACTGCGGCGGTCATGCTTCCCGTCCCTTCATGGCGAAGATGCCCTGGGGCCGCTTCTGGATGAACACGATGATGAACACCAGCACCGCGATCTTGGCCAGCACCGCGCCGGCCCAGCCCTCGATGAACTTGTTGAGGATGCCCAGCCCCATGGCCGCGTACACCGTGCCGGCGAGCTGGCCGACGCCGCCCATCACCACCACCATGAACGAGTCGACGATGTAGCTCTGGCCGAGGTCCGGGCCGACGTTGCCGATCTGGCTGAGCGCGCAGCCCGCCAGGCCGGCGATGCCCGAGCCCAGCGCGAAGGCATAGGTGTCGATGCGCGCCGTGTTCACGCCCATGCAGGAGGCGATCGGGCGGTTCTGCGTGACCCCGCGCACGAACAGCCCGAGCCGCGTGCGGCCGATGAGCCAGCCCATGGCCAGCAGCACCGCCACCGCGAACACGATGATGCCGATGCGGTTCCAGGGCAGCGAGACGTTGCCCAGCATGGTGAAGCCGCCGCTCATCCAGGCCGGGTTCTCCACGCCGACGTTCTGCGCGCCGAAGATCGAGCGCACCAGCTGCTGCAGCATCAGGCTGATGCCCCAGGTGGCCAGCAGCGTCTCCAGCGGGCGGCCGTACAGGAAGCGGATCACGCCGCGCTCGAGCACCGCGCCCACCAGCGCCGCGGCCAGGAACGACACCGGGATCGCGGCGAGCAGGTAGCCGCCGAACCAGGCCTCGGGCAGGTAGCGCTGGAACACGCCCTGCATCAGGTAGGTGGCGTAGGCGCCGATCATCATCAGCTCGCCGTGCGCCATGTTGATCACGCCCATCAGGCCGTAGGTGATCGCCAGGCCGAGCGCGGCGAGCAGCAGCACCGAGCCCAGGCTGATGCCGCTGAAGACGGCGTTGATGCGGTCGCCCCAGACCAGGCGGTCGTCGATGCTCCGGATCGCGGCCGTCAGCGCGGCCTTGACCTCGGCGTCGTCCTCCTTGCCCAGGCGCTCGTTGAGCAGCAGCTTGACCTCGGGGCTGCCGCTGGTGGCCAGGGCGCCGGCGGCCTCGATGCGGCGCGCGCGGTCGGCGCTGTCGAGCAGGCTGGCCGCGCGCACGCGCTCCAGCCGGGCCTTGATGGCGGGCACCTGCTCGGCGGCCAGGGCCTTCTCGATCAGCGGCAGGCGCGATTCGTCGGGCTCGTTCAGCAGCGTCTGCACGGCGTCGCCACGCACCTTCTCGTCCGCGCTCGTGAGCTGGAGCGCGGCCATCGCCGAGGCCAGCGTGCTGCGCAGCAGGTTGTTGTTGACGATGTCCTCGGCGTCGTCGGGTACCTTGGCTTCGGCGCCGGTGACGG harbors:
- the urtC gene encoding urea ABC transporter permease subunit UrtC gives rise to the protein MTAAVTLPTRGPLLRGKGWTAFFVALIAVCAVAPMLNMWVSPDSPFHLSDYAVALTAKIMCYAICALAMDLIWGYTGILSLGHGLFFALGGYMMGMYLMRQIGRDGNYKSDLPDFMVFLDWKELPWHWTFSGSFAMTLVLIVAVPGLIALVFGFFAFRSRIKGVYFSIITQALTFAAMLLFFRNETGFGGNNGFTDFKRILDIPIATQATRMTLFAITGLTLLASFLFAKWLVASKFGRVLQAIRDAETRVMFSGYNPLPYKLTIWVISAVMCGVAGALYVPQVGIINPGEMSAANSIEIAIWAAVGGRATLIGPIVGAFIVNGAKSWLTVAYPEYWLYFLGALFIAVTLFLPQGIVGLVRKWRAPQAQGAAASGDARQEAQRALAAGEGMEPEALPPAGVATAAGIETKGARA
- the urtE gene encoding urea ABC transporter ATP-binding subunit UrtE, with product MLTVKNIHQYYGGSHILRDVSFTATLGKVTVLLGRNGVGKTTLLKSLMGLVPIKSGSIEFDGQPIQKRTPYERARAGMGFVPQGREIFARLTVEENLRMGLAYKRGGTPIPAELYTLFPVLKQMLHRRGGDLSGGQQQQLAIARALAPGPKLLILDEPTEGIQPSIIKDIGRVIRMLADRGDMAIVLCEQYYDFAQELADEYLVMERGEVIARGQGKDMEAQGVRQLVAI
- a CDS encoding MFS transporter, producing the protein MPARSAEADRTLLRAVLALGVGGFALGTGEFVIMGLLPEVAQDIGVSIPQAGHVISAYAVGVVLGAPLLAVLAAGWRRRTLLIALMAVFALGNFASALAPGYLSLNLMRFLTGLPHGTYFGVAALVAASLAPPGKRARAVGLVMLGLTGATLVGVPIAAWLGQEFGWRAAFVFVGAIALLAMVMLRRGLPDMAPTPGASPMRELDALRRKQVWLTLGIAAIGFGGMFAVFSYIKPTLTEVAGMPLGGVPFVLALFGLGMVTGNLVGARLADQALMRTIGTLLVWSVLVLVAFVFMAHHVATAALGTFLIGTIVAIGPALQIRLMDVAGEAQTLAAALNHSAFNMANALGAWLGGVAITAGLGWTSTGWVGALLGIAGLGMFAWSLSVERRTRRGAAAHA
- the urtD gene encoding urea ABC transporter ATP-binding protein UrtD, which translates into the protein MTPDLMEAGAQRLSTRGGALAPTGNTESGGREAGSGRIATPGEVDVTHGRILYLEDVCVSFDGFKAINKLSLDIAPGELRCIIGPNGAGKTTMMDIITGKTRPDSGTVFFGSTIDLLRYREAEIAQLGIGRKFQKPTVFEQLTVFENLELALKTDKGVARSMRFRLDSAQSDRLAEIIATIHLADSVTRLAGTLSHGQKQWLEIGMLLMQDPKLLLLDEPVAGMTDEETARTAELFLTLKGRHSLMVVEHDMSFIRTISEIVTVLCDGSVLAQGTLDEVQADERVIEVYLGR
- a CDS encoding dihydroxy-acid dehydratase, whose amino-acid sequence is MQEAEKSPFEPDADMVDAGMRKGLTSYGDQGFSLFLRKAFIKGAGYTDTALDRPVVGIANTGSAYNPCHGNAPQLIEAVKRGVMLAGGLPMDFPTISIHESFAAPTSMYLRNLMAMDTEEMVRAQPMDAVVLIGGCDKTVPAQLMGAASAGIPAIQLITGSMLTGSHRGERVGACTDCRRYWGRFRAGEIDVQESVDVNNQLVASVGTCSVMGTASTMACIAEALGMTVPGGASPPAVTAERIRVAEQTGAQAVAMARTGLTIDRILTPDAFENAMRVLLAIGGSTNGIVHLAAIAGRMGLEIDMAALDRMGRETPVLLDLKPSGQHYMEDFHAAGGMATLLRELRPLMKLDALTVTGRTLGEELDRAGPGFRQDVVRPMADPIYPQGAIAVLRGNLAPGGAIIKQSAADPRLMEHEGRAVVFEGIEDLVERIDRDDLDVTADDILVLKRIGPKGAPGMPEAGYIPIPRKLARSGVKDIVRVSDGRMSGTAFGTIVLHVTPESAVGGPLAHVRNGDRIRLSVKDREIRLLVSDDELARRALESPVTPPSAERGYRKLFLQAVTQADQGVDFDFLRAAKMVGKTPR